One genomic segment of Paraburkholderia caffeinilytica includes these proteins:
- a CDS encoding lysophospholipid acyltransferase family protein, with protein MRFIRSLLLLIYFVLFTVPYAIACFIAFPFMRADNRYWMAAGWCRATLRTVRWLNGIRYRIEGFENLPDGPAVLLSKHQSAWETLAFPALMPRPLCYVFKRELLYVPFFGWALGLLKMVHIDRKEGKYAFESVIKQGKQRMAEGAWVIMFPEGTRTPTGKQGKYKTGGARFAIATGAPVVPIAHNAGRVWPRNSFLKYAGIVTVSIGKPIDTKGLTPDEVNTRVEQWIEAEMRRIDPTAYRAADSSSAAAPI; from the coding sequence ATGCGCTTCATTCGTTCTTTGCTGCTGCTGATCTACTTCGTGCTCTTCACGGTGCCGTACGCGATCGCGTGCTTCATCGCGTTTCCGTTCATGCGCGCCGACAATCGCTACTGGATGGCGGCCGGCTGGTGCCGCGCCACGCTGCGCACGGTACGCTGGCTGAACGGCATCCGTTACAGGATCGAGGGCTTTGAGAACCTGCCCGATGGTCCGGCCGTGCTGCTGTCGAAGCATCAATCGGCCTGGGAAACGCTGGCGTTTCCGGCACTGATGCCGCGGCCGTTGTGCTACGTGTTCAAGCGCGAGCTGCTGTATGTGCCGTTCTTCGGCTGGGCGCTCGGCCTGCTGAAGATGGTCCACATCGACCGCAAGGAAGGCAAGTACGCGTTCGAATCGGTCATCAAGCAAGGCAAGCAGCGCATGGCGGAAGGTGCATGGGTGATCATGTTCCCGGAAGGCACGCGCACGCCGACCGGCAAGCAAGGCAAGTACAAAACCGGCGGCGCGCGATTTGCGATTGCCACCGGCGCACCGGTCGTGCCGATCGCGCACAACGCCGGACGTGTGTGGCCGCGCAACTCGTTTCTCAAATATGCGGGTATAGTCACAGTGTCGATCGGCAAGCCAATCGACACGAAGGGGCTCACGCCCGACGAAGTGAACACGCGCGTCGAACAGTGGATCGAAGCTGAAATGCGGCGCATCGATCCTACCGCGTACCGCGCGGCGGATAGCAGCTCCGCCGCCGCACCAATCTGA
- a CDS encoding M48 family metallopeptidase — protein MQKSPTSQPAAALDNRQLDLPLFAEPGSTSSSPTPSAPSPGSQSGQPPAVPLAPDGTKLRSLTIGSRTLHYVLKRSARRSIGFAIDSSGLMITAPRWVTLADIETAITEKQRWIFTKLIEWQTRVEQRALPKVDWKDGAEVPYLGQPVRVKLGSPQGTLAFDANEAALQVPLPLQADPQQIKDRVQGWLQGEAKRLFGERLAIYAEKLGVNYRAYALSSAATRWGSCSSDGKIRLNWRLIHFPLSIIDYVVAHELAHLREMNHSPRFWQTVESIFPEFREARQTLKSHPPELLPTL, from the coding sequence ATGCAGAAGTCTCCTACGTCGCAGCCCGCTGCGGCGCTCGATAACCGGCAACTCGATCTCCCGCTCTTCGCCGAGCCGGGGTCGACGTCGTCGTCCCCAACACCCTCCGCACCATCGCCGGGCTCGCAGAGCGGGCAGCCGCCGGCCGTGCCGCTCGCACCGGACGGTACCAAGCTGCGCAGCCTCACCATCGGTTCGCGCACGCTGCACTATGTGCTCAAGCGTTCGGCGCGCCGCTCGATCGGTTTTGCGATCGACAGCAGCGGCCTGATGATTACCGCACCACGTTGGGTCACGCTCGCCGATATCGAAACCGCGATCACGGAAAAGCAACGCTGGATTTTTACGAAGCTGATCGAATGGCAAACGCGTGTCGAGCAGCGCGCGTTGCCCAAGGTCGACTGGAAAGACGGTGCGGAAGTGCCGTATCTCGGTCAGCCGGTGCGCGTGAAGCTCGGTTCGCCGCAAGGCACGCTCGCGTTCGACGCGAATGAAGCCGCACTGCAAGTGCCGCTGCCGTTGCAAGCGGACCCGCAGCAGATCAAGGACCGCGTGCAAGGCTGGCTGCAAGGCGAAGCAAAGCGCCTGTTCGGCGAGCGCCTCGCGATCTACGCGGAGAAGCTGGGGGTCAACTATCGCGCGTACGCACTCTCTTCGGCGGCCACGCGTTGGGGTAGCTGTTCGAGCGACGGCAAAATCCGCCTGAACTGGCGGCTGATCCACTTCCCGCTGTCGATCATCGATTACGTCGTCGCGCACGAACTCGCGCATCTGCGCGAGATGAATCACAGTCCGCGCTTCTGGCAGACAGTCGAATCGATTTTTCCGGAATTCCGCGAAGCGCGGCAGACGTTGAAGTCGCATCCGCCGGAATTGCTGCCGACGCTTTAA
- the gmhB gene encoding D-glycero-beta-D-manno-heptose 1,7-bisphosphate 7-phosphatase — translation MPTKKVVILDRDGVINVDSDAFIKSPDEWVALPGSLEAIARLNQAGYRIAIATNQSGIGRGLFDMNALNAMHLKMHRMAAAVGGRIDAVFFCPHTAQDQCECRKPKPGMLKMIAERFEVDPEHTPVVGDAMRDLQAGASLGHPTHLVLSGKGRKTLAAGGLPEGTRVHDDLRAFALDFLSDAQE, via the coding sequence ATGCCGACCAAAAAAGTGGTGATCCTCGACCGCGACGGCGTGATCAACGTCGATTCCGACGCGTTCATCAAGTCGCCGGACGAATGGGTTGCCTTGCCCGGTTCGCTCGAGGCAATCGCGCGGCTGAACCAGGCGGGTTATCGCATTGCGATCGCGACCAACCAGTCGGGCATCGGCCGCGGCCTCTTCGACATGAACGCGCTCAACGCCATGCATCTGAAAATGCATCGCATGGCGGCGGCGGTCGGCGGGCGCATCGACGCGGTGTTCTTCTGCCCGCACACCGCGCAAGATCAGTGCGAATGCCGCAAGCCGAAGCCCGGCATGCTGAAGATGATTGCCGAACGTTTCGAAGTCGATCCGGAACATACGCCGGTGGTCGGCGACGCGATGCGCGACCTGCAAGCGGGCGCGTCGCTTGGCCATCCGACTCATCTGGTGCTGTCCGGCAAGGGCCGCAAGACGCTCGCAGCCGGCGGCCTGCCTGAAGGCACCCGCGTACACGACGACCTGCGCGCGTTCGCACTCGACTTCCTTTCCGACGCTCAAGAGTGA
- the gloA gene encoding lactoylglutathione lyase has protein sequence MRLLHTMLRVGDLDRSIAFYTELLGMKLLRRDDYPDGKFTLAFVGYEDERDGTVLELTHNWDTPSYDLGNGFGHLAVEVEDAYAACDKIKAQGGKVVREAGPMKHGTTVIAFVEDPDGYKIEFIQKKK, from the coding sequence ATGCGCCTGCTTCACACCATGCTCCGGGTCGGCGACCTGGACCGTTCGATCGCCTTCTACACCGAATTGCTCGGGATGAAATTGTTGCGCCGCGATGACTATCCTGACGGCAAATTCACGCTTGCTTTCGTCGGCTATGAAGACGAACGTGACGGCACCGTTCTCGAACTCACGCACAACTGGGACACGCCGTCGTATGACCTCGGCAACGGCTTCGGGCACCTCGCCGTCGAAGTCGAAGACGCATACGCCGCTTGCGACAAGATCAAGGCACAAGGCGGTAAGGTCGTGCGCGAAGCCGGCCCGATGAAACACGGCACCACCGTGATCGCTTTCGTCGAGGATCCGGACGGCTACAAGATCGAGTTCATCCAGAAGAAAAAGTGA